The nucleotide sequence CAGCGGCCATTCGCCCCGCCATTTCGGGGGGCATGTAACGCTCGTCATGCTTGGCGAGCAGATTGTCGGCGGCAAAGCTGCCGTCGGCGCGGAATTGCCCTTCGGCCACGACGCCCGATCCTTCCTTGAACAAATCGGGGGTGATGCCGCTGAACGTCACGGGCACGGTGGCCTTTCCGTCAGTCACGGTGAAGGCGATGGTCACGCCGTCGCCCTGCCGCTTGATCGACCCTTTCTCGACCATGCCGCCCAGTCGTACCGCACGGCCGGTCGGCGGCGCCTTGCCCGCCACATCGGCGGGGGCGTAGAAAAATGCCGCTTCGTCCTGCAACGCCGACA is from Sphingomonas sp. IW22 and encodes:
- the ccmE gene encoding cytochrome c maturation protein CcmE — translated: MKAKHQRLALVALGLAAVMGASALALSALQDEAAFFYAPADVAGKAPPTGRAVRLGGMVEKGSIKRQGDGVTIAFTVTDGKATVPVTFSGITPDLFKEGSGVVAEGQFRADGSFAADNLLAKHDERYMPPEMAGRMAAAETLEQ